Proteins encoded in a region of the Candidatus Bathyarchaeota archaeon genome:
- a CDS encoding metal ABC transporter permease, whose translation MRHWKEERNISVVFSLVTAVFVGISAGYLGSLMVLEKMALVGDALSHVALPGLAIGIIFNFDPLVGAFAFLFASAVLIWHLQRVTKISFEALVGALFTFALAMGILLMGDNLDALEEALFGDITQVTFAHAIAAVVISIVAILLTKLIYKKLVLAMISEDLAVSKGISVAKTNLLYLFLVSLVVAVGIQIVGTLLVGFLVIVPAIAAKNLSTNMQRYALLSAVLGLVAAVTGILLSSYLGQLPGPIVVFVGIGIFAVTVLINWRKKLST comes from the coding sequence TTGAGACACTGGAAGGAGGAACGTAACATTTCAGTAGTTTTTAGTTTGGTAACGGCTGTTTTCGTAGGCATCTCAGCAGGGTATCTGGGCTCACTTATGGTTCTTGAAAAAATGGCGCTAGTCGGCGATGCACTCTCTCACGTCGCTTTGCCAGGCCTTGCCATCGGAATCATCTTTAACTTTGACCCACTAGTCGGCGCGTTTGCTTTTCTGTTTGCTTCAGCGGTTTTAATTTGGCATTTGCAGAGAGTGACAAAAATTTCTTTTGAAGCCTTAGTTGGTGCACTGTTCACGTTTGCTTTAGCAATGGGTATATTGTTGATGGGGGACAACCTTGACGCTTTAGAAGAGGCACTTTTCGGAGACATCACTCAAGTCACGTTTGCGCATGCTATAGCTGCGGTGGTAATCTCTATAGTAGCGATTCTGTTAACCAAACTTATTTACAAGAAATTAGTGCTGGCGATGATTTCTGAAGACCTTGCAGTTTCAAAAGGCATAAGCGTTGCCAAAACCAATCTTCTTTACCTTTTTCTTGTGTCATTGGTTGTTGCTGTAGGCATCCAAATTGTTGGAACATTACTTGTAGGCTTTCTTGTCATAGTTCCAGCCATAGCTGCCAAGAACCTGAGCACTAACATGCAAAGATACGCCTTATTGAGCGCAGTTTTGGGGTTGGTTGCCGCAGTCACAGGTATACTATTATCAAGCTATCTTGGCCAGCTTCCAGGTCCGATTGTAGTTTTTGTAGGCATAGGCATTTTTGCAGTCACAGTATTAATAAATTGGAGAAAGAAACTATCAACCTGA
- a CDS encoding Nre family DNA repair protein translates to MTLTQKPKVHIRNPDNWLVDVIKKVNSSAVEQQVVTRSSNSLCVLCKGARFLCGKTRCPIMVKVNYFLKSVPLMETEDIAGMSPPSVFIGRIGYPNVYVGPLVPPVHEDTSIYDLPERWFGKSMDEIVGFRSLLVRGKHLVNVQKFTEAGKIMDQTRELALADTSVDMELNLTKKPRGSIYLDDDIQPFGPSAPIRDLRVGNARYDDKIEKAYYDTDLRATNAVVELYNRGVMVTKIQKAFSVGAFGIEKKRRLVPTRWSITAVDDIISKSLVEKVKTFPEINEYRVYESIYLDNVFEILMIPAQWSYESMEAWYPGTVWNPNGKSIAIFSDWEGNSGRTTYAAIGGCYYSARLAVCEQLQRERRQATVIVLREARPGYIMPIGVWQVRENVRNAMRQKPYMFKSLAESLQFISSRFEIPLQRWILQSELLKRALFQKKITDFFKG, encoded by the coding sequence ATGACTCTCACCCAAAAACCAAAAGTCCACATCCGAAATCCCGATAATTGGTTAGTTGATGTCATAAAAAAAGTTAACAGTAGTGCCGTAGAGCAACAGGTTGTCACCCGCTCAAGCAACAGCCTCTGCGTTCTCTGCAAAGGCGCACGATTCCTCTGTGGGAAAACACGTTGCCCCATAATGGTTAAAGTCAACTATTTCCTCAAGAGCGTGCCCCTCATGGAAACTGAAGACATAGCAGGGATGTCGCCACCAAGCGTTTTCATCGGCAGAATCGGCTACCCAAACGTCTACGTGGGGCCACTGGTGCCGCCAGTGCATGAAGACACAAGTATTTATGATTTACCCGAGCGTTGGTTCGGCAAATCTATGGATGAAATTGTGGGTTTCCGCAGTTTGCTTGTACGTGGCAAGCACCTAGTTAACGTCCAAAAATTTACCGAAGCTGGCAAAATAATGGATCAGACACGTGAATTAGCTCTAGCTGACACAAGCGTTGACATGGAGCTCAACCTTACCAAGAAGCCCAGAGGCTCAATATATCTTGATGATGACATTCAGCCGTTTGGGCCTTCTGCGCCAATTCGAGACCTGCGAGTGGGCAACGCACGTTACGATGACAAGATTGAGAAAGCCTATTATGACACGGACTTGCGAGCTACAAATGCCGTGGTAGAGCTCTACAATCGAGGCGTCATGGTGACTAAAATTCAGAAGGCCTTCAGCGTAGGCGCATTCGGCATTGAAAAGAAAAGACGCCTTGTTCCCACACGCTGGAGCATAACAGCAGTTGATGACATCATCTCCAAAAGCTTGGTGGAGAAGGTTAAAACTTTTCCTGAAATAAACGAGTACAGAGTTTATGAATCGATTTACTTAGATAACGTGTTTGAAATTCTCATGATTCCTGCCCAGTGGAGCTATGAATCAATGGAAGCATGGTACCCAGGCACTGTTTGGAACCCTAACGGAAAAAGCATAGCCATCTTCTCAGATTGGGAGGGCAACAGTGGACGCACAACCTACGCTGCGATAGGCGGCTGCTACTACTCCGCACGCTTAGCCGTCTGTGAGCAACTCCAAAGAGAGAGGCGGCAAGCAACAGTTATTGTCCTACGCGAAGCAAGACCTGGCTATATCATGCCTATCGGCGTGTGGCAAGTCCGTGAGAACGTTCGAAACGCCATGCGTCAAAAACCATACATGTTCAAGAGCCTCGCTGAGTCATTGCAATTTATCAGCAGTAGGTTTGAGATTCCTCTGCAACGATGGATATTACAGAGTGAACTCTTAAAAAGAGCGCTATTCCAGAAAAAGATAACCGACTTCTTTAAGGGCTAA
- a CDS encoding metal ABC transporter ATP-binding protein: protein MVVADLSDYILKVSKLNVKLQNQILLDNISFNVKRGTTLAVLGPNGAGKSILFRTLLNMVPYSGLVEWNGKVKVGYVPQYVSVSDMPMSVKEFLSIGNGNADPERSLELVRLKDKGVLNKRLGVVSGGQLRRVLIAWALNDNPNVLLLDEPTTGIDMDSEEPIYLMLNEIKKTEKITILLITHNIHIVEEYTDDLLALNKCVTFCGKSSEIAKADTQKMIYGEPMCVETLEGGT from the coding sequence ATGGTTGTGGCGGATTTAAGCGATTACATTCTTAAAGTTTCTAAGTTAAACGTAAAACTGCAGAACCAAATCTTGCTTGATAACATTAGTTTTAATGTCAAAAGAGGAACGACCTTGGCTGTGCTTGGACCAAACGGCGCGGGCAAGTCAATTCTTTTTCGAACATTGCTTAACATGGTTCCATACAGCGGTCTTGTAGAGTGGAACGGAAAGGTTAAGGTTGGTTATGTTCCACAGTACGTCTCAGTTTCAGACATGCCCATGTCCGTGAAAGAGTTCCTTTCAATCGGGAATGGCAACGCTGATCCTGAAAGGTCTCTTGAGCTTGTACGATTAAAGGATAAAGGTGTCTTAAATAAGCGGTTAGGCGTAGTCTCAGGCGGGCAGTTGAGGCGTGTTTTGATTGCTTGGGCGCTCAATGATAATCCCAATGTATTGCTTTTGGATGAGCCAACAACAGGCATCGACATGGACAGCGAAGAACCAATCTACCTAATGCTAAACGAAATCAAGAAAACAGAAAAAATCACAATTCTCCTCATCACACACAACATCCACATCGTTGAAGAATATACTGATGACTTGCTTGCCCTAAACAAGTGTGTAACCTTTTGCGGCAAATCTTCAGAAATTGCAAAAGCCGATACTCAAAAAATGATTTACGGCGAACCTATGTGCGTTGAGACACTGGAAGGAGGAACGTAA
- a CDS encoding nucleotidyltransferase domain-containing protein, with product MANIKLRDRDAIQTVEGLIFRVFGYSHPNDAYICDAEYASQNIFKSTDPRAPRTAPNQTFYKFYNDEGMKLVSTQFQKYAIYHEMLRQKVVGVHLDDIYRVRKPEERLQELIHAPPKDELVEATLNVLKVVTGKSGLKARNFGVFGSMLHNFHHPKYSDIDLTVYGKKENKKIRKTLQALYKEKNSHFHNEFESVKVMAGKQWRFKNFTVKDFVWHQRRKQIYGLYDDEASGRTIKTEFEPVKAWDEIKSEYDPQTTIKRKGWVKLKARVKADDEAPFIPSIYGIEPLKVLDGPKEALEAKRIFSFMEEFRLQAEKDETVIVEGNLEEVASPKSIFLQVTLTYCPRYYDQVLKVIH from the coding sequence ATGGCCAATATAAAACTGCGTGACCGAGACGCCATCCAAACAGTTGAAGGCTTAATCTTTCGAGTCTTCGGCTATAGCCACCCAAATGACGCCTACATCTGCGATGCAGAATACGCCTCACAGAACATATTCAAGTCAACCGACCCCAGAGCGCCAAGAACCGCGCCCAACCAAACTTTCTACAAATTCTATAATGATGAAGGTATGAAGCTTGTTTCTACTCAATTCCAAAAATATGCGATTTACCATGAGATGCTTCGCCAAAAAGTCGTTGGTGTCCATCTGGATGATATCTACCGCGTAAGAAAACCCGAAGAGCGCCTCCAAGAACTCATCCACGCCCCGCCTAAAGATGAACTTGTAGAAGCCACTTTGAATGTGCTGAAGGTAGTTACGGGAAAATCGGGATTAAAGGCGAGGAACTTTGGCGTTTTCGGTTCAATGCTGCATAATTTTCACCACCCAAAATACTCAGACATAGACCTAACCGTGTATGGTAAAAAAGAAAATAAAAAAATCCGAAAAACCCTCCAAGCTCTCTACAAAGAAAAAAACTCTCACTTCCACAACGAATTTGAATCTGTCAAAGTTATGGCGGGCAAGCAATGGCGTTTCAAAAATTTTACCGTGAAAGACTTTGTTTGGCATCAGCGCCGAAAACAAATTTACGGGTTATACGATGACGAAGCCTCTGGGAGAACTATAAAGACTGAGTTTGAACCTGTTAAGGCTTGGGATGAAATCAAGTCCGAATATGACCCGCAAACCACGATTAAGCGTAAAGGTTGGGTTAAACTAAAAGCGCGTGTCAAAGCAGATGACGAAGCGCCGTTCATTCCATCAATCTATGGTATCGAGCCGCTGAAAGTTTTAGACGGCCCAAAAGAAGCGCTTGAGGCTAAGCGGATTTTCTCTTTTATGGAAGAGTTCCGCTTGCAAGCAGAAAAGGATGAAACTGTCATTGTTGAAGGCAATCTTGAAGAGGTGGCTTCGCCGAAAAGCATTTTCTTGCAAGTTACGTTAACGTATTGTCCTCGGTACTATGATCAAGTGCTAAAAGTGAT
- a CDS encoding pyridoxamine 5'-phosphate oxidase family protein, which produces MSFHVRRKDREITDPEEMRQVLKTTKYVTIALCMDDTPYLVALSHGYDQTKNCLYFHCAPEGKKLVYAKANPQVWGQAVLDYGVTDECDYAYTSVHFSGKLVLIDDLEEKWHALKTLVYQTSNTPEEKLAKVKPEKLQRTTMGRIDITYMSGKKHQAPETQK; this is translated from the coding sequence ATGTCCTTTCATGTTAGACGCAAAGACCGAGAAATCACAGACCCAGAAGAGATGCGCCAAGTCCTAAAAACCACAAAATACGTCACAATAGCCCTCTGCATGGATGACACCCCCTACCTTGTCGCACTCAGTCATGGTTACGACCAGACTAAAAACTGCCTCTATTTTCACTGTGCACCAGAAGGCAAAAAGCTCGTCTACGCTAAAGCTAACCCGCAAGTGTGGGGGCAAGCGGTGCTTGATTACGGGGTTACTGACGAATGTGATTATGCATATACGTCGGTCCACTTCAGCGGCAAACTTGTTTTAATCGATGATTTAGAGGAGAAATGGCATGCCCTCAAAACACTAGTATACCAAACCTCCAACACTCCTGAAGAAAAACTAGCCAAAGTCAAACCTGAAAAACTTCAACGCACAACCATGGGCAGAATCGACATCACATACATGAGCGGCAAAAAACATCAAGCGCCAGAAACCCAAAAATGA
- a CDS encoding NUDIX hydrolase — MKRYTGKTSTAIIPFDKNKILLIKRNTIPFKGYWALPGGRMDPGETIEQTIIREVKEETGLDVAIVRKIGEYVEKGVKDEVEYEYYPKCFLVKPVGGDIKKQEGEILEIKLFSLNELPTPLAFEHDQMIRDYLKS, encoded by the coding sequence ATGAAGAGGTACACGGGTAAAACATCAACCGCCATAATACCTTTTGATAAAAACAAGATTCTGCTAATTAAACGAAACACCATACCCTTCAAGGGGTACTGGGCTCTGCCTGGCGGCAGAATGGACCCAGGCGAAACTATTGAACAAACCATCATCAGAGAGGTCAAGGAGGAGACGGGTCTTGATGTTGCCATCGTGCGCAAAATCGGCGAATACGTTGAGAAGGGCGTTAAAGATGAGGTGGAATACGAGTATTACCCAAAATGCTTTTTGGTTAAACCTGTGGGTGGAGACATCAAAAAACAAGAGGGCGAAATCTTGGAAATCAAGCTCTTTAGCTTAAACGAGTTGCCGACGCCCTTGGCTTTTGAACATGACCAAATGATTCGTGATTACCTGAAAAGCTAA
- a CDS encoding DUF4407 domain-containing protein has product MLNMKLSSKLTKTALILLILFIVAFLVYWATGEGHPTWYNYYVRLADAFLHGRLYLLDNPSWLNELIPNPSGPGFYVVYPPLPAFIMTPLVALFGTDLNQTLVGLFFAAATVPLAFLVARDVTHKPTDIAPVKKTTYIWFASLFGFGTLFWYLASLGSVWLIAQVMATFFMFLALHESFNKNRPLLIGLLVGASYWCRLPTILGIFFFAGLAITKQQNAKWMGKFKSALPALIKMAIGVGVFVIANFVYNYLRFGTIFDVGYWLIPGVLDEPWFRHGHFSLLNIPDNLLPFLTGLPILTSTAPYLQFPMSGMAIWFTTPAFVFALKAKLKDRVNQWSWVAIFYIASVIFTNAATGWGFGYRYAMDFYPFLFILTVRGMGANLKWYHKLLIILGIIVNLWGVVAINKFPDAQVLV; this is encoded by the coding sequence ATGCTGAACATGAAACTGTCCTCTAAACTAACCAAAACAGCCCTCATCCTCTTGATTCTCTTCATAGTGGCTTTCTTAGTTTACTGGGCAACTGGCGAAGGACACCCAACATGGTACAACTACTATGTACGTTTAGCCGATGCTTTCCTTCACGGGCGCCTCTACCTGCTAGACAACCCCAGTTGGCTAAACGAGCTCATACCTAACCCTTCAGGCCCAGGATTCTACGTTGTTTATCCACCCCTGCCTGCGTTCATCATGACGCCCCTTGTTGCCCTGTTTGGGACAGACCTAAACCAAACGTTAGTAGGATTATTTTTTGCTGCCGCCACGGTTCCTCTTGCCTTTCTCGTCGCCAGAGACGTAACCCACAAACCAACCGATATAGCCCCCGTCAAGAAAACAACGTACATTTGGTTTGCATCACTCTTCGGTTTTGGCACCCTATTCTGGTATCTTGCAAGTTTAGGTTCAGTATGGCTCATTGCACAAGTCATGGCAACATTCTTCATGTTTTTGGCGTTGCATGAATCCTTCAACAAGAACCGCCCCCTTCTAATCGGCTTGCTTGTGGGCGCATCATACTGGTGCAGGCTCCCAACGATACTTGGCATTTTCTTTTTTGCAGGACTTGCCATCACTAAACAACAAAACGCAAAGTGGATGGGGAAATTCAAGTCAGCCCTGCCAGCACTTATAAAAATGGCAATCGGCGTGGGTGTCTTTGTAATTGCTAATTTTGTTTATAATTATCTTCGTTTCGGCACAATCTTTGATGTCGGCTACTGGCTAATTCCAGGCGTCCTCGACGAGCCATGGTTCCGCCATGGACACTTCAGCCTCCTTAACATACCCGACAACCTGCTACCGTTCCTGACGGGATTGCCGATATTAACGTCAACTGCTCCATACTTGCAATTTCCTATGAGTGGAATGGCAATATGGTTTACCACGCCCGCTTTTGTTTTTGCCTTAAAGGCTAAGTTAAAAGACCGCGTTAATCAATGGAGTTGGGTTGCCATATTTTACATTGCGTCAGTGATATTCACGAATGCCGCGACGGGCTGGGGCTTTGGATACCGCTACGCCATGGACTTCTACCCGTTCCTCTTCATTCTTACAGTCCGCGGAATGGGGGCAAACCTCAAATGGTACCACAAACTCCTAATCATTCTTGGAATAATCGTGAACCTTTGGGGTGTGGTCGCGATTAACAAGTTCCCCGACGCACAAGTTCTAGTTTAA
- a CDS encoding HAD-IC family P-type ATPase has product MSENSWHSQDAEEVFKRLGTSPDGLEKSQAAERLRDYGLNELEAEKKTSKLALLAQKIKNPIILVLIVAAVISLAIEHYYDALVILIVIIVDMTIGFIQEFKAEAALEALKSISAPEADVIRDGSELRVKAKEIVPGDIILIDAGTKVPADARLFESVNLETDESMLTGESTTVTKTSSRLDKDLPIEDRSNMVFSGTLVTHGRGKAVVVSTGMKTQIGKIATLLKETEKSQTPIQRRTLDLGKKLTLIAIGASAFTFIFGVIRGFSFIETFLFVLATAVSAIPQGLPIVVTITLAIGVRRMAKRNAIIRKLQAVDTLGSATVICTDKTGTLTTNQMTVRKILQDDSILEVTGAGFNPEGEIRLNNSPVNVAEDNTLKLLLQAATLCNDARLRHYESNGEKRWEIFGDPTEGALIVASAKVNMHKEALEEEQPRIDEIPFDAKERYMATFHQAKEGKVKVYVKGAPETILELCSETLQKDGSTKKLQDKEKVIEVNKQMASEALRVLALAYQSIQPEKIENTKQKIKNKSAKLVFLGLMGMIDPPRPEAKIAVQLCKRAGIRVVMATGDQKLTAQAIAKELGILEKDEKVLTGTELDALSDEELDKIIDVTAVFSRVSPSHKHRIVEALKRNGHIVAMTGDGVNDAPALKAAEIGIAMGITGTDVTKETADMILTDDNFASIVNAVEEGRVVFENIRKVVKYLVSTSAGEILTILGALIFLPGAPLIFTPVQILWVNLVTDGLLDKVLAMEPKEEDVMDEPPRNPNEKIINREIMINTIYVGVLMAVGTLWVFSTALSSGEFARAQTLAFTTIAMFQVFNAINCRSRGKSVFTIGLFTNKYLIVSITVSVALQVLATILPPLQIALGTVPLSIWDWLIILLVSSSIFIGDEIRKLVQRKYKAMRA; this is encoded by the coding sequence TTGAGCGAAAACTCATGGCATAGTCAAGATGCTGAAGAAGTTTTCAAGCGTCTAGGTACAAGTCCAGACGGCTTAGAAAAATCTCAGGCAGCTGAACGATTAAGAGACTATGGCTTGAATGAGTTAGAAGCAGAAAAGAAAACAAGCAAATTGGCTCTGCTTGCTCAAAAAATTAAAAATCCAATAATTTTAGTTTTAATAGTTGCAGCTGTTATTTCTTTAGCGATTGAGCATTACTACGATGCACTGGTCATTCTTATTGTTATCATTGTTGACATGACTATTGGTTTTATCCAAGAATTCAAAGCCGAGGCGGCATTGGAAGCTTTAAAATCAATATCTGCTCCCGAAGCCGACGTTATTCGAGACGGCAGTGAGTTAAGAGTAAAAGCCAAGGAGATAGTTCCAGGCGATATCATACTGATAGATGCTGGAACCAAGGTTCCAGCGGATGCTCGTCTCTTTGAGAGTGTAAATCTTGAAACTGATGAATCAATGCTCACTGGTGAGTCGACTACTGTTACGAAAACAAGCAGTAGGCTCGATAAGGATTTGCCTATTGAAGATAGGAGCAACATGGTCTTCTCTGGGACTCTTGTTACGCATGGCAGAGGCAAGGCAGTTGTTGTTTCTACTGGGATGAAAACACAAATTGGAAAAATCGCTACTTTACTCAAGGAGACGGAAAAATCGCAAACGCCGATTCAACGAAGAACTTTGGATTTAGGCAAGAAACTGACTCTCATAGCTATTGGAGCCAGTGCTTTTACGTTTATTTTCGGAGTTATTAGGGGTTTTAGCTTTATTGAGACTTTTTTGTTTGTTTTAGCCACGGCAGTGTCAGCCATTCCTCAAGGATTGCCAATTGTTGTTACGATAACTCTAGCTATTGGTGTTCGTCGGATGGCTAAACGCAACGCTATAATTAGGAAGCTACAAGCTGTGGATACTTTAGGTTCAGCCACGGTTATATGCACTGACAAAACAGGAACTTTAACAACTAATCAAATGACCGTGCGAAAGATACTGCAAGATGACAGTATTCTGGAAGTGACGGGGGCTGGTTTTAATCCTGAAGGCGAAATTCGTTTAAACAATTCACCAGTAAATGTAGCAGAAGATAACACGCTCAAGTTACTGCTCCAAGCAGCCACACTGTGTAATGACGCTAGATTAAGACACTATGAAAGCAACGGTGAAAAAAGGTGGGAAATATTTGGCGACCCAACTGAAGGCGCACTGATTGTAGCATCAGCAAAAGTAAACATGCACAAAGAAGCGCTTGAGGAAGAACAACCACGAATAGACGAGATACCGTTTGATGCAAAAGAAAGATACATGGCAACTTTTCATCAAGCAAAAGAGGGCAAAGTAAAAGTCTATGTTAAGGGTGCACCAGAAACCATCTTAGAATTATGTTCAGAAACACTCCAAAAAGATGGGAGCACTAAAAAATTACAAGATAAGGAGAAAGTTATAGAAGTAAATAAGCAGATGGCAAGCGAAGCGCTCCGTGTTTTGGCGTTAGCTTACCAAAGTATACAACCTGAAAAAATTGAAAACACCAAACAAAAAATAAAGAATAAGTCAGCAAAACTGGTTTTTCTAGGCCTCATGGGCATGATAGACCCGCCGAGACCTGAAGCCAAGATAGCGGTGCAACTTTGTAAGAGAGCAGGCATCAGGGTTGTTATGGCTACAGGAGACCAAAAGCTTACCGCCCAAGCCATAGCCAAAGAACTCGGTATTCTGGAAAAAGATGAAAAAGTGCTTACAGGCACTGAGTTAGATGCCCTTAGTGATGAAGAGCTAGACAAAATTATTGACGTAACCGCGGTTTTCTCAAGGGTCTCTCCCAGCCACAAACACAGAATAGTGGAGGCTCTAAAGCGTAACGGGCATATTGTTGCAATGACTGGCGATGGAGTTAATGATGCTCCTGCTTTAAAAGCGGCAGAAATTGGTATAGCAATGGGCATCACGGGTACTGATGTGACTAAAGAAACAGCTGACATGATTTTAACAGATGATAATTTCGCAAGTATAGTTAACGCTGTTGAAGAAGGGCGCGTGGTTTTTGAGAACATTAGAAAAGTAGTGAAGTACCTAGTTTCCACAAGTGCTGGAGAAATCTTGACGATTCTTGGTGCACTGATATTTTTGCCAGGTGCACCTTTAATTTTCACGCCAGTCCAGATATTGTGGGTAAACCTTGTGACCGATGGCCTACTAGACAAAGTTCTAGCTATGGAACCAAAAGAAGAAGACGTCATGGATGAACCCCCAAGAAATCCTAACGAAAAAATCATTAACCGTGAAATAATGATAAACACAATTTATGTTGGCGTTTTAATGGCAGTGGGAACCCTGTGGGTTTTCTCCACAGCGTTAAGTAGTGGCGAGTTTGCAAGGGCTCAAACATTAGCATTCACAACTATTGCTATGTTTCAGGTATTTAACGCCATCAATTGCAGGTCGAGAGGAAAATCAGTCTTTACAATCGGTCTGTTTACAAACAAATACCTTATAGTCTCAATTACCGTATCGGTGGCTTTGCAAGTGCTCGCAACAATCTTGCCCCCGTTACAGATTGCCTTAGGTACGGTACCTCTTTCAATTTGGGACTGGTTAATAATACTCTTGGTTTCAAGCTCGATTTTTATCGGTGATGAAATTAGAAAACTAGTTCAGAGAAAATATAAAGCGATGAGAGCATGA
- a CDS encoding MscL family protein, with protein MTKEDEMLEELRKIREAVEKAPPPQPPQGLWNEFKDFLSKYKILGLAIAFVLGLYLGALVQALVKDFIMPLIGLAIPGMSDLATYSVTVMEQVFGIGDFLVALVTFLIVALVMFLVVKVAKRWKLD; from the coding sequence ATGACTAAAGAAGATGAGATGTTAGAAGAACTTAGGAAAATTAGGGAAGCCGTAGAGAAAGCACCACCGCCACAACCGCCGCAGGGGTTATGGAACGAATTCAAAGACTTCTTATCCAAATACAAGATTCTGGGCTTAGCCATCGCATTCGTCTTAGGCTTGTACCTCGGCGCGCTAGTTCAGGCACTTGTCAAAGACTTCATTATGCCGCTCATAGGCTTAGCGATTCCCGGCATGTCAGACCTCGCCACTTACTCAGTGACAGTGATGGAGCAAGTGTTTGGTATAGGAGACTTTCTAGTAGCACTGGTGACATTCCTCATAGTGGCTCTCGTAATGTTCCTTGTTGTAAAAGTTGCTAAAAGGTGGAAGCTCGACTAA
- a CDS encoding YihY/virulence factor BrkB family protein, with amino-acid sequence MNKRELYTLFKTSLKEWQEDNAVLRAGALTFFIILPLPTLLLLVIGIFAQFYGEAQAIQIIVQQIAAVAGPAVADLFRELITSTGSPFTSVFSSIVVIGFSIGGAIGAFSVLRDTMDRIWDVRAPKGLSLWTRIRQKIFPFIIVSALGLIVIAWTGIASRLFNLITLYSINDTLTIVALTVAEALLSFGVSTLLLAIIYKMIPQATVHWHDVGVAAVVTGIAFTVANYIFGSYIQTFPITTVAGAAGSLLIILLWIFVLNQIVLFGAEVSKTYATTAGVHAKQHLPSAVKNIIEPITRAGQAIEQATKGPVESTTKSEDKKETSEQVLPAPETPASEEAKQEPQSPPEHPEDHQHGSVEVKIKVKLPPKEQPEEE; translated from the coding sequence ATGAACAAAAGAGAACTCTATACCCTTTTCAAAACATCCTTAAAGGAATGGCAAGAAGACAACGCAGTTTTAAGAGCTGGCGCTCTAACGTTTTTCATAATCTTACCTCTGCCTACCTTACTGCTACTGGTTATAGGCATATTTGCCCAGTTTTACGGTGAAGCACAAGCAATACAAATCATTGTTCAACAAATAGCCGCCGTCGCAGGACCAGCCGTCGCAGACTTATTTCGCGAACTAATCACAAGCACAGGATCACCCTTCACTTCCGTTTTCTCATCAATAGTTGTTATCGGGTTTTCTATTGGAGGAGCGATTGGCGCATTTTCAGTTTTACGCGATACGATGGATCGCATATGGGACGTAAGAGCCCCCAAAGGCTTATCATTGTGGACTAGGATAAGACAGAAAATTTTTCCATTCATCATTGTTTCCGCACTTGGGTTAATTGTGATTGCTTGGACTGGGATTGCTAGTCGATTGTTTAATTTGATAACATTGTATTCAATCAATGATACTCTGACGATAGTAGCGCTAACTGTAGCTGAGGCTCTTCTGTCGTTTGGTGTTTCCACGCTTTTATTGGCGATAATTTACAAGATGATTCCGCAAGCAACAGTTCACTGGCATGACGTAGGAGTAGCCGCTGTTGTGACTGGTATCGCATTTACAGTTGCCAACTACATCTTTGGAAGTTACATTCAAACTTTCCCAATCACAACCGTCGCAGGCGCCGCTGGCTCATTGCTGATAATTCTGCTTTGGATTTTTGTTCTAAACCAGATAGTGCTCTTTGGAGCTGAAGTGTCGAAAACTTATGCAACAACAGCTGGTGTTCATGCAAAGCAGCACTTACCTTCTGCTGTCAAGAACATAATTGAGCCAATAACAAGAGCAGGGCAAGCAATTGAGCAAGCAACAAAGGGTCCAGTTGAGTCGACCACGAAATCCGAGGACAAAAAAGAAACATCAGAGCAAGTTTTGCCTGCACCTGAAACTCCAGCGAGCGAAGAAGCAAAACAAGAACCACAATCACCGCCAGAACACCCTGAAGACCATCAACATGGAAGCGTTGAGGTAAAAATCAAGGTTAAACTTCCCCCAAAGGAGCAACCAGAAGAAGAATAA